CCTCGTGGCCGAGGAAGAAGGGGAAGTCGTTGTTGATGCCTCCCTCCCGGTAGTGGAGGTCGGTGTGGCATACCCCGCACGCCTGGATGCTGACAACGGCCTCACCGGGACCGGGATCCGGTATGACGATCTCCTCGAGGGTCACCGGCTCGCCGACTGCCTTCGATACCACACCCTGCACGGTCCGTGGCATTTTCCTCTCCTCTGCTGACGTTGTCCGGAAGACTAGTGGGGCGCCGGTGCCGGAACCCTGCCGCGCCCTTACCCCTCGGATGGTGCCCAGAGCTCGGTTCCGGGATGGAACTGGCTCCACGCGAACCAGAAGGCCTCATGGGCGGGGATCTCGACTCCGTCCGGCCCCAGGGCGCGCAGGCCCCCTCCGTCCTTCGTCACGACGATCCCGGCGTGCTCGACCGACCCTCCGCCATCCAGCGTTGCGTGCGCATCCACAACGGGGAAGGCCACCACGACCGGCTCTGTCCCCACCTCGACGAGCACGCCCAGAACCTTCTCTTGCACAGGCAGGCGGCCGTCAGCGCCTCCTATCGGGAAGATGGGGCCGGCGTCGTCGCGCCCTCTCAGGGGGTCGTCCGGGTAGGACCGGCCTAACCCACCGTCCTCCGCCACGATGAGGGTATGCGGATTGGCCGCCTTCCACTCGCCCCACCGCGAGGTCACCATCGTGGTCTGGGGTAGCCGGACGCCCGCCTCCCGGAGCGGGCCGCTCACGGCCTGGCCGGTGAACGTATCGAACATGGAACGCGTGTGGTACTCGTACATCATCTTATTGGAACGTGAAAGCAGCCCGGACGTGCGGAGCTCGAACGTCCCGGCGTCCCCGAGCCGGTCGCGTACCGAGTCGGGCACCACGTCCGTGAAGTAGGCCTGGGCGGAGCCGCACAGGGTGCAGTACGGAATACCCAGTCGCCTCCCCCCGATGGTGATGTTGACCATCTCGTGGACTTCCATCATGTTCTTGGGGAATGCCACCGACTCACCGTTGACGGTCACCGCGAACACGTAGGCGTCGTCGGGGTAGTAGTCGCCCTCGGAGGCGGGTACCAGCAGGGGATCGTTGAGCGCCGGGATGCAGCCGCGCGGGCACGGCAGGTGCGTCGTGTTGAGTGGGCGATCGTCGATCAGCACCCCGCCCCATGTGACGTGACGCCAATCGATGAGTGAGTCCTCGTCGGCGAAGAAGGGGCCCCAACCGAACTCGATCAGGGTGTACAACCCGCCCTTCCACGCGCCGAATCCGGGCGGCGCGGGGGTGTCCCATACGATCAGCTGGTTGGTGGCGTCGCGCCACGGGTTCGGACCGAGGTCCACGCCCGTCAGTTCGGTGAAGGCGAACTGGAGGCCCGAGGCCTCGGGGTGGATGAAGCGCATGAGATCCGCGATGACCCACGCGACACGGAGGTCACCGGACCGGCCGAGGCGGAGTATGGCATCGGTGTCCACCCCGGTGGTCAACGAGTCGAGCAGGGCTTGGAGATCGGCTTCCACGTCCACCGCCAGGGTGTCCTCCGCCGTAGTGGCCGGCGGTTCATCAGGCGGCTCGGGGGGCGGCGCGAGGGTTCCGGCGGACTCCTCCTCCGTGGCGGCCGCCGGAGCCGTGTCGGTCGGTTGGTCACCGCCGGATGCGGTGGAGGGCGCCGTCATGCCGGTCGTGGTGGTGGCTTCCTGAGGGTCCTCGACCTCGAGCGTCGTGGTGTCGCGGCTCGGTGGCCCCGCGGATCGGAGGGTGACCAGCACGGCGACGCCAACCAGGGCCACCAGGCCGATCAGAAGCGCCAGGCGGCGTCCGGGGTTCACGCCGCGGTCTCGCCGGAGGGTCCGGTCATCTGCTCGTGTGCCGGCCTGCTCCCGATCGCCGGCCGGGGATCATGAGGTCAGCGGCCCAGCAGGATCGCCAGGCTGACGGTGGTGGCCGCGAATAGAACCGCCACGATGACGGTCATGCGGTCCAGGTTGCGTTCGGCGAGCGTCGATCCGCCCATGCCGCCGGCCTGCATCCCGCCGCCGAACATATCGCCGAGCCCACCCTTGCCGGCATGAAGCAGGATCAGGAAGACCAGGGCGACCGCGACGATCAGGTGGAGGACGGTGATGATGGCGATCGCGATAGTCATTACTTAGTTCCTAGTTGTTAGTTTCTAGTTGGTGGTGGTGCGTCAAGCGAAGCGCCCGCTTGAGCCCGCTGAGCATCCTACCAACCTCGTCGGCACAAACCAGAACATCCGTGGGCGGTTGTCCGCCGTGGCATGACGATTGACATGGCCTGAGCGGTGCC
The bacterium genome window above contains:
- the secG gene encoding preprotein translocase subunit SecG — translated: MTIAIAIITVLHLIVAVALVFLILLHAGKGGLGDMFGGGMQAGGMGGSTLAERNLDRMTVIVAVLFAATTVSLAILLGR
- a CDS encoding DUF3179 domain-containing (seleno)protein; amino-acid sequence: MNPGRRLALLIGLVALVGVAVLVTLRSAGPPSRDTTTLEVEDPQEATTTTGMTAPSTASGGDQPTDTAPAAATEEESAGTLAPPPEPPDEPPATTAEDTLAVDVEADLQALLDSLTTGVDTDAILRLGRSGDLRVAWVIADLMRFIHPEASGLQFAFTELTGVDLGPNPWRDATNQLIVWDTPAPPGFGAWKGGLYTLIEFGWGPFFADEDSLIDWRHVTWGGVLIDDRPLNTTHLPCPRGCIPALNDPLLVPASEGDYYPDDAYVFAVTVNGESVAFPKNMMEVHEMVNITIGGRRLGIPYCTLCGSAQAYFTDVVPDSVRDRLGDAGTFELRTSGLLSRSNKMMYEYHTRSMFDTFTGQAVSGPLREAGVRLPQTTMVTSRWGEWKAANPHTLIVAEDGGLGRSYPDDPLRGRDDAGPIFPIGGADGRLPVQEKVLGVLVEVGTEPVVVAFPVVDAHATLDGGGSVEHAGIVVTKDGGGLRALGPDGVEIPAHEAFWFAWSQFHPGTELWAPSEG